A single region of the Sorghum bicolor cultivar BTx623 chromosome 7, Sorghum_bicolor_NCBIv3, whole genome shotgun sequence genome encodes:
- the LOC110437238 gene encoding uncharacterized protein LOC110437238: MSSKSPSKKPSTDNDNDGEKKVKSSRSPQRRRGRSNSRHRSGSRVVERIIERPSANVAWPMLSRTNYPEWAMVMEVNFQTLRVWDTVNDGLSDDPDEEEYHDDWQAMAGLLRSVPPELWGTLAAKGTVKEAWDAVRNLRIGDERARDASAQQLRREFRNLTFKEGETVNEFGIRITALATNLRSLGDNITDAEVVKKLLQVVPERLTQAAVSLEMFLDLNKVTIDEVIGRLRVFEERAKPKEVTDALGRLMLYEEDWEARRKERPEQESSSGGGGSNSRGKRGGRGRGAANSTSRDGQPGGSGNATGGRPPPGDHCKTCGKKGHWTKDCRSKKKQGAAHVAQAEEDEERALMYIAVDDEVTAPCTQHCPHSKSSSVVGAQARVHIVEPKVLLHLEQEEKDTVVPRRWVLDTGATNHMTGSCSVFAELNTSVTGMVKFGDGSVVNIEGKGTVLFACKNGEHRRLDGIYYIPRLTTNIVSLGQMDEDGFKVDIEGGILRIYDLQRQLLAKVQRSPGRLYYLDMTITAPVCLTGPWTLPGAGMKGMDT, translated from the coding sequence ATGTCGTCGAAGTCACCTTCCAAGAAGCCGTCGACGGACAACGACAACGACGGTGAGAAGAAGGTCAAGTCGTCACGTTCACCGCAACGCCGCCGTGGCCGGTCTAACAGCCGCCACCGCTCCGGCTCACGAGTCGTGGAGCGCATCATCGAGCGGCCGTCGGCGAACGTCGCATGGCCGATGTTAAGTCGGACGAACTATCCGGAATGGGCCATGGTCATGGAGGTAAACTTCCAGACCTTGCGCGTCTGGGACACCGTCAACGACGGCCTCTCCGACGATCCCGATGAAGAAGAGTACCACGACGACTGGCAGGCGATGGCCGGGCTCCTACGCTCGGTTCCACCCGAGCTCTGGGGTACCCTCGCCGCCAAGGGCACTGTGAAGGAGGCCTGGGATGCGGTCAGGAACCTGCGGATCGGCGACGAGCGCGCACGCGACGCCAGCGCGCAGCAACTTCGCCGAGAATTCAGGAATCTCACCTTCAAGGAAGGGGAGACCGTCAACGAGTTCGGAATCCGCATCACCGCACTCGCCACTAATCTTCGCTCCCTCGGTGACAATATCACCGACGCTGAGGTAGTGAAAAAGCTTCTGCAGGTGGTTCCTGAGCGGCTGACCCAAGCTGCTGTTTCCCTGGAGATGTTTCTCGATCTGAACAAGGTGAcgatcgacgaggtcatcggccGACTGCGCGTGTTCGAGGAACGCGCGAAGCCCAAGGAGGTCACGGACGCCCTAGGGCGCCTGATGCTCTATGAGGAAGACTGGGAAGCACGCCGCAAGGAACGCCCTGAGCAGGAGAGCTCTAGCGGCGGTGGCGGGTCCAACAGCCGTGGGAAGCGCGGCGGACGCGGCCGCGGCGCGGCGAACTCGACGTCGCGTGACGGACAACCCGGGGGATCCGGGAACGCCACCGGCGGTCGCCCACCTCCTGGCGATCATTGCAAGACCTGCGGCAAGAAAGGTCACTGGACCAAAGACTGCCGCAGCAAGAAGAAGCAAGGCGCGGCTCACGTCGCGCAagctgaggaggacgaggaacGGGCCCTCATGTACATCGCCGTGGACGACGAGGTAACTGCACCATGTACACAAcactgcccccacagcaagtCGTCTTCTGTTGTTGGAGCGCAGGCGCGGGTGCACATCGTCGAGCCGAAGGTGCTTCTCCACCTTGAACAGGAAGAGAAGGACACCGTGGTGCCTCGTCGCTGGGTCCTTGACACCGGGGCGACTAACCACATGACGGGGTCATGTTCTGTGTTCGCCGAGCTGAACACCAGTGTCACCGGCATGGTGAAATTCGGCGACGGCTCGGTGGTCAACATCGAGGGAAAGGGCACCGTCCTGTTCGCCTGCAAGAACGGTGAACACCGTCGTCTCGACGGCATCTACTACATACCAAGACTCACCACCAACATTGTGAGTCTTGGGCAAATGGACGAGGACGGCTTCAAGGTCGATATTGAGGGCGGCATACTGCGCATCTACGACCTACAACGCCAACTGCTGGCCAAGGTGCAGCGCTCACCAGGCCGGCTCTACTACCTCGATATGACCATCACTGCGCCCGTCTGTCTGACTGGCCCATGGACATTGCCTGGCGCTGGCATGAAAGGTATGGACACCTGA